The Sesamum indicum cultivar Zhongzhi No. 13 linkage group LG6, S_indicum_v1.0, whole genome shotgun sequence genome has a segment encoding these proteins:
- the LOC105163955 gene encoding protein EARLY FLOWERING 4-like, whose amino-acid sequence MDDTSQILITANATADHSFNDDMDGEDAAEEDDEEESCDVEAWETLSKGFKEVQSVLDHNRRLIQQVNDNHRSKIPSSLAKNVDLIREINSNISKVIGLYSNLSTNFSSIVQQRRAVSDKVVKNVES is encoded by the coding sequence ATGGACGACACCTCCCAAATCCTAATCACAGCCAACGCTACCGCCGATCACTCCTTCAATGACGACATGGACGGAGAGGATGCAGCAGAAGAAGACGACGAGGAGGAGTCCTGCGACGTGGAGGCATGGGAAACCCTAAGCAAGGGCTTCAAGGAAGTCCAGTCGGTGCTAGATCACAACCGGCGACTGATTCAACAGGTGAATGACAATCACCGCTCCAAAATCCCCAGTAGTTTGGCCAAGAATGTCGACTTGATACGCGAGATCAATTCGAATATCTCCAAAGTCATCGGCCTTTACTCCAATCTCTCAACGAATTTCTCCAGCATCGTTCAGCAGCGGCGCGCTGTCTCCGATAAAGTCGTGAAGAATGTCGAATCTTGA